Proteins from a single region of Pseudopedobacter saltans DSM 12145:
- a CDS encoding SusD/RagB family nutrient-binding outer membrane lipoprotein: MKNTYIKLLFLLFTLSFTSCQKELETTNINPNNPNSVDPEYLLNTSVLKTINLFGGDMRRVTLSHYSNYVSVGGGQLQRYYTFASTVNSYWQTLYVSCLQPVHQIQLNYADNPSYKNRVAIARIFESYIYANIVAIWGSVPKTNALTGEVYISYDKEEDIYLNLLNDLKEAANAIDLKGDIYPANADPIFAGNLLKWKKFANTLRLRIALQISNASSGKAAEIVGDVLSNEVNTISSADETANAFWGATSDTWSFLYNYNVVEAQANAANLNVIGESLIQHMLPYNDPRLPVYAKPAKQGPFVGQYAGQPKASQLPKGVSLPNGNPHSSLAPADYSQIGDYFLKSNAEYVFLSFEEACFLKAEAALKGWGGAKTAEQYYNEGVTASMKKYGIAQQAINNYLAQPGIKWNSAVDTTGRGPEFQDFLGITTSAILQPDPFRQIVMQTWLAGFYNAMDAWTLIRRTQILEFPPHFNPDGGEGGTVGYAYIPQRLNYPPNEYQVNKAAVNSALSWLNGPDELKTKLWFALPVKRNPALPQ, translated from the coding sequence ATGAAAAATACATATATAAAATTACTGTTTTTATTGTTTACGCTGTCGTTTACCTCTTGTCAGAAAGAACTCGAAACGACTAATATCAATCCAAATAATCCTAACAGTGTAGATCCGGAATATTTACTAAATACTTCGGTACTTAAGACAATAAATTTATTCGGCGGAGATATGCGCCGCGTGACTTTGTCGCACTATTCTAATTACGTATCCGTAGGGGGCGGACAGCTGCAGCGTTACTATACCTTTGCCAGTACAGTAAACAGTTATTGGCAAACCTTATATGTTTCTTGCCTGCAACCAGTTCATCAAATACAATTAAATTATGCGGATAATCCGTCTTACAAGAACCGGGTAGCCATAGCCAGAATTTTTGAATCGTATATATATGCAAACATAGTTGCTATATGGGGGAGCGTTCCAAAAACTAATGCTTTAACTGGAGAGGTATACATCTCTTATGATAAAGAAGAAGATATTTATTTAAACCTTTTGAATGATTTAAAAGAAGCAGCAAATGCTATTGATCTTAAAGGGGATATCTATCCGGCAAATGCAGACCCTATATTTGCGGGTAATCTGCTGAAATGGAAAAAGTTTGCCAATACTTTGCGCCTGCGTATCGCATTGCAAATTTCGAATGCTTCTTCTGGTAAAGCAGCAGAAATTGTTGGGGATGTTTTATCTAATGAGGTTAATACTATAAGTTCTGCTGATGAAACAGCAAATGCATTTTGGGGGGCAACTTCAGATACCTGGAGCTTCTTATATAATTATAATGTGGTAGAGGCACAGGCGAATGCAGCAAACCTGAATGTTATAGGAGAGTCGTTGATACAGCATATGTTGCCTTATAATGATCCTCGTTTACCAGTATATGCAAAACCAGCTAAACAAGGTCCTTTTGTTGGGCAATATGCAGGGCAACCCAAGGCATCACAGCTACCAAAGGGAGTGAGCCTTCCTAATGGAAACCCACATTCATCATTAGCGCCTGCAGATTATTCTCAGATAGGAGATTATTTCCTTAAATCCAATGCAGAGTACGTGTTTTTATCTTTTGAGGAAGCATGCTTTCTAAAAGCAGAAGCTGCTTTAAAAGGGTGGGGAGGAGCTAAGACAGCCGAACAATATTATAATGAAGGGGTTACGGCTTCAATGAAAAAATATGGCATCGCTCAGCAGGCTATTAATAACTATTTGGCTCAACCAGGAATTAAATGGAATTCTGCTGTAGATACTACCGGTAGAGGACCCGAATTTCAAGATTTCTTAGGTATTACTACCAGTGCTATTCTTCAGCCGGATCCTTTTCGACAAATTGTGATGCAAACCTGGTTAGCCGGTTTTTACAATGCAATGGACGCCTGGACATTGATCAGAAGAACACAGATTTTAGAGTTCCCCCCACATTTTAATCCAGATGGTGGTGAAGGGGGGACAGTAGGGTATGCTTATATCCCACAGAGATTAAACTATCCGCCAAACGAATATCAGGTTAATAAGGCTGCGGTAAACAGTGCCTTATCCTGGTTAAATGGTCCCGATGAATTGAAAACGAAACTATGGTTCGCTTTGCCCGTGAAAAGAAATCCTGCTTTACCACAATAA
- a CDS encoding purple acid phosphatase family protein — translation MKFLLSFIILLSTFWLSELQAQGVHLSWYSNDEKNNTSNSIAVTWMGNTSNESIYYGTDSSKLKNKAPLEIKYSNELGLYTFKSKIQKLKPDTYYFYRIGTSLAQNPVYHFKTAPKVGTAKKVVVGIWGDTQDNKGNFNFVQTDSILGQMAKYPLHFTLHMGDIVENGSVIKSWKKFFDVSQPINANFPFMPVTGNHDVINDSNNADFQKPFPVFYDLFNLPENQLNYSFDYGNTHFVAVNSGVAQKASLEGKVLFGVNSKEYNWLEADLAKARKNKNIKWVVVFCHYPVYAYGVSLVTGWQENLKLLLDKYKVDLCLSGHRHVYERHKAIRGADIFESMDINVYDNPKGTVYITNGSAGGSLQGIGGSKSSTILFTPSERIYTYAVMELDGNEIKYEVFDKDNRKIDYFKIVKSK, via the coding sequence ATGAAATTTCTACTTTCATTCATTATACTACTTTCTACGTTTTGGCTATCCGAACTGCAGGCACAAGGTGTACATTTGAGTTGGTATAGCAATGATGAAAAAAATAATACATCAAATAGTATTGCAGTTACCTGGATGGGGAATACATCGAATGAGAGTATCTATTATGGGACCGATAGTAGTAAATTGAAGAATAAAGCACCTTTGGAAATTAAGTATTCCAATGAATTGGGGCTATATACTTTTAAGAGTAAAATACAAAAGCTAAAGCCTGATACCTATTATTTCTATAGAATTGGAACAAGCCTTGCCCAAAATCCGGTTTATCATTTTAAAACGGCGCCCAAGGTAGGTACAGCGAAAAAGGTGGTGGTTGGTATATGGGGCGATACTCAGGATAATAAAGGCAATTTTAATTTTGTACAGACTGATTCTATCCTGGGCCAGATGGCGAAATATCCACTTCATTTCACACTTCATATGGGAGATATTGTAGAGAATGGATCCGTTATAAAAAGCTGGAAGAAATTTTTCGACGTTTCCCAGCCAATAAACGCAAATTTTCCATTTATGCCGGTTACAGGTAACCATGATGTAATCAATGATAGTAATAATGCAGATTTTCAAAAGCCATTTCCGGTCTTTTACGATCTTTTTAATCTTCCAGAAAATCAGCTAAACTATTCATTTGATTATGGCAATACGCATTTTGTTGCGGTTAATTCGGGAGTAGCACAAAAAGCCTCTCTGGAAGGAAAAGTACTTTTCGGTGTAAATTCAAAAGAATACAATTGGCTGGAAGCTGATCTGGCGAAAGCCCGAAAAAATAAAAATATAAAGTGGGTTGTGGTTTTCTGTCATTATCCGGTATATGCTTATGGAGTAAGCTTAGTAACAGGCTGGCAGGAAAACCTTAAACTTCTATTGGATAAATATAAAGTTGATTTGTGCCTGTCAGGACATAGACATGTTTATGAAAGGCATAAAGCAATACGAGGCGCGGACATTTTCGAATCGATGGATATAAACGTTTATGATAATCCTAAAGGTACTGTTTATATTACCAATGGCTCAGCAGGAGGATCTCTTCAGGGGATTGGTGGTAGCAAGTCTTCTACCATACTATTTACCCCCTCAGAAAGGATTTATACCTATGCTGTTATGGAGTTAGATGGAAATGAGATCAAATATGAAGTATTTGATAAAGACAATAGGAAAATAGACTACTTTAAGATTGTTAAAAGTAAATAA
- the pafA gene encoding alkaline phosphatase PafA — MRKKLNISVIAIMLLLVSQFTFAQKKGQNELPRPKLVVGIVVDQMRWDYLYRYYDRYQNDGFKRMLNEGFTCENTFIDYVPTVTGIGHSSVYTGTVPAVHGIAGNDFIIRATGETMYCAGDDKVETVGSSSKAGKMSPRNLLSTTIGDELKLATNFRSKVIGIALKDRGAILPVGHAADAAYWFDSSTGGWITSTYYMNQLPEWVKKFNSQKLPEKYLKQDWNTLYDIKTYVQSTADNTPYEGLFDGQEAPVFPIKTSHMFKKDLGILRTTPFGNTFTLDMAKTTIENEKLGQGSVTDMLAVSLSSTDYIGHKFGVNAIEIEDTYLRLDKDLADFFKFLDQKIGKGEYTVFLTADHGAAHNIKFSVDNKLLSSNWSASKVQREMNKRLEETFKVKDLVLSIKNSQVHFNYTILNGNKLDEDEVRKVCTNYLKTQPEIAFVIDLNKIGDAAVPEEIKKRVVNGYNQHRSGGIQIVLNPAVFSSGSSGTSHSAWNPYDSHIPLVWMGWGIEKGRTNKQTHMTDIAPTVSALLRIQMPNGSIGHPIEEVMKK; from the coding sequence ATGAGAAAGAAACTTAACATCTCCGTAATTGCTATCATGCTGCTGTTAGTCAGCCAATTCACATTTGCTCAAAAAAAGGGTCAGAATGAACTGCCCAGACCAAAGCTTGTAGTGGGGATAGTCGTAGACCAAATGCGCTGGGATTATCTGTATAGATACTACGATAGATATCAAAATGATGGCTTTAAGCGTATGTTGAATGAAGGATTTACCTGTGAAAATACATTTATTGATTATGTTCCTACCGTTACGGGTATTGGCCATAGTTCGGTTTACACAGGAACCGTCCCTGCGGTACATGGTATCGCCGGAAATGATTTTATTATTAGGGCAACCGGTGAAACGATGTATTGTGCTGGAGACGATAAAGTAGAGACAGTAGGGAGCTCTTCAAAAGCTGGAAAAATGTCGCCACGGAACCTATTGTCTACAACCATTGGAGATGAATTAAAATTAGCCACTAATTTCAGATCTAAAGTTATTGGCATTGCTTTGAAAGACCGCGGAGCAATTTTGCCGGTAGGCCATGCTGCCGATGCAGCATATTGGTTTGATTCATCTACAGGTGGGTGGATAACCAGTACTTATTACATGAATCAACTTCCGGAATGGGTAAAAAAGTTCAATAGCCAAAAGTTACCGGAAAAATATTTGAAACAGGATTGGAATACGCTTTATGATATTAAAACCTACGTTCAGAGTACAGCAGATAATACACCTTATGAAGGGCTGTTTGATGGTCAGGAAGCACCGGTATTTCCAATAAAGACGTCTCATATGTTTAAAAAAGATTTGGGAATACTTCGTACTACTCCTTTTGGAAATACATTTACTCTGGATATGGCTAAAACAACAATAGAAAATGAGAAATTAGGTCAGGGGAGTGTAACCGATATGCTGGCTGTAAGTCTTTCGTCTACTGATTATATTGGACACAAATTTGGAGTAAATGCCATAGAAATAGAAGATACTTACCTGAGACTGGATAAAGATCTGGCTGATTTCTTTAAATTCTTAGATCAAAAGATTGGAAAGGGAGAATATACCGTTTTCCTTACTGCGGACCATGGAGCAGCACACAATATAAAGTTCAGTGTAGATAATAAGTTGTTATCGTCAAACTGGTCTGCCAGTAAGGTTCAAAGAGAAATGAATAAGAGACTAGAGGAGACTTTTAAAGTAAAAGATTTGGTATTGAGTATAAAGAACTCGCAGGTTCATTTTAATTACACTATTCTAAATGGAAATAAGCTTGATGAAGATGAGGTACGTAAGGTATGTACAAACTATCTTAAAACGCAGCCAGAAATTGCTTTTGTTATTGATCTGAATAAAATTGGAGACGCTGCTGTTCCGGAAGAAATAAAGAAAAGAGTTGTTAATGGGTATAATCAACATCGTTCAGGAGGAATTCAAATTGTTCTAAATCCGGCTGTTTTTTCAAGTGGCAGCTCAGGAACTTCGCATAGTGCATGGAATCCATATGATTCACACATTCCTTTAGTGTGGATGGGTTGGGGAATTGAAAAAGGTCGTACCAATAAACAAACACATATGACTGATATAGCTCCAACAGTTTCGGCATTATTACGTATTCAAATGCCGAATGGCTCTATAGGTCATCCTATAGAAGAAGTAATGAAAAAATAA
- a CDS encoding glycoside hydrolase family 71/99-like protein: MKKTFNHLLVLTFFVLIFNELSAQKISTPKNKWKHMSYNGLVMVGYQGWFNAEGDGADRGWNHYQGKNNRFEPGNCSIDMWPDIAEYPVKYKTSFVHADGTPAYVFSSYDESTVDLHYKWMQRYSIDGAFLQRFVTTLKDPKGANHYKKLLGSVLNSARKYDRAVSIMYDLSGMQKEDYKMVIEDWKRIIDEYRLNKKEAYENYLFHNNKPLVAIWGVGFNDNRKYGLSEVNKLIDFFKNDPIYGGCSILLGVPTWWRELKYDTETDPYLHTLIKRVDIIHPWFVGRYNEETYPDFNERIKKDIVWSKANNIDYVPVVFPGFSWKNMRPDDPFNAIPRNGGNFFWKQLAGAIEAGASMIYVAMFDEIDEATAIFKVAKDVPVGLSRFVPYEKEEPSDHYMWLTGQAGGMLKKEIPFQKNMPYRTY, translated from the coding sequence ATGAAGAAGACATTTAATCATTTACTGGTCCTCACCTTTTTTGTGTTGATTTTTAATGAGCTAAGCGCTCAGAAAATATCAACTCCCAAAAATAAATGGAAGCATATGTCCTACAATGGACTCGTTATGGTAGGGTATCAGGGGTGGTTTAACGCAGAAGGCGACGGCGCAGATAGAGGATGGAATCATTATCAGGGAAAAAATAACAGATTCGAGCCCGGGAACTGTAGTATTGATATGTGGCCGGATATTGCAGAATACCCTGTAAAATATAAAACTTCCTTTGTCCATGCCGATGGAACACCGGCTTATGTATTCAGTTCCTATGATGAAAGTACCGTCGATTTACACTATAAATGGATGCAACGATACAGTATAGACGGTGCCTTTTTACAACGGTTTGTAACCACTTTAAAAGATCCGAAGGGAGCTAATCACTATAAAAAATTGCTAGGATCCGTTTTAAATTCAGCAAGAAAATACGATAGGGCTGTATCCATTATGTACGACTTGTCGGGTATGCAAAAGGAAGATTATAAAATGGTAATCGAAGACTGGAAAAGGATTATTGACGAATACAGGCTGAATAAGAAAGAAGCTTATGAGAATTATCTGTTTCATAATAATAAGCCTTTGGTTGCAATATGGGGAGTTGGTTTTAACGACAATCGGAAGTATGGATTATCAGAAGTGAACAAGCTAATAGATTTTTTTAAAAATGATCCGATATACGGCGGATGTTCAATATTGTTAGGTGTCCCTACATGGTGGCGCGAATTGAAATACGATACAGAAACTGATCCATATCTGCACACTTTGATAAAAAGGGTAGATATTATTCATCCGTGGTTTGTAGGAAGGTATAACGAAGAAACTTATCCCGATTTCAACGAACGCATAAAAAAAGATATTGTCTGGAGTAAGGCAAATAACATAGACTATGTTCCTGTCGTTTTTCCCGGTTTTAGCTGGAAAAATATGCGTCCCGACGATCCATTTAATGCCATACCCAGAAATGGAGGCAATTTTTTCTGGAAACAGCTGGCAGGGGCTATAGAAGCGGGAGCTAGTATGATCTATGTGGCGATGTTTGATGAAATTGATGAGGCAACAGCCATCTTTAAAGTGGCCAAAGATGTTCCGGTAGGTTTGTCCCGCTTTGTACCTTACGAAAAAGAGGAACCTTCAGATCACTATATGTGGCTAACCGGTCAGGCAGGAGGAATGCTGAAAAAGGAAATTCCCTTCCAAAAAAACATGCCTTATCGAACTTATTAA
- a CDS encoding SusC/RagA family TonB-linked outer membrane protein, with amino-acid sequence MKIINYLTILLWLIPFYLSAQQITVSGIVTDGSDGSPLPGVNVFINTKEGKKGGTITNLSGSYTLKVPANATELVFSFMGMSTVTEQINGRLVINVGMSSESTELQSVAVTALGIKRETKALSYSRQGMDISTLTEAPSTNIMSSLSGRLAGVQITPPSTNTGSARVVIRGNNSITGNNQPLFVIDGIPVDNETGDAKVTTSGNNNLDYGNIAANINPEDVESIEVLKGPNAAALYGSRAANGAILITTKRSSGVKFKVSFNSNSTFQRISEYPEYQDMFGAGNSFKLEGSGSTNNPERIPDLGVFYRSWGAPMLGQPVISINGKPKQYVAQPNNVQDFYQTAAMLTNSLAIEGGNTENNYRFSYTNYSGGSVVAGINDNRRHNANIRVLNKFNRWLDMDSKVTFIRNKVTNRQYMNGSTKNPVYQYAFMVRDDQLSEFSEYKNIYGNEINTHREFLNPYWAIHENPNQDTKNQLLGAFNVNAKINNWLKVNAKLGTEMYWLNGYTFNNKGAQSNPNGSMSTMNNTLQSTNADVILFANNSFGKLSVNSFIGAGRFQTIVGKNSQSINSLIQPGLINLSNSGEFPVVSQFNSDKIIYSVYGSTSWGYNGYLYLDVTARNDWSSTLPVGNNSYFYPSVGGSFVFTDAFKGIPKSILSFGKIRASYAVVGNDTSPYQIVPTYTFDGIYNSQAYASLSSTFFNPGLKPEKTGSVEYGLDLRFLKDRITFGATHYRTSTTNQIVTAQITPASGYTRRYYNAGEIQNWGTEIVLSGSPIKTRNFSWNILTNYAKNNSKVKSLVEGVNSFQLNSWFGRLLVFAEVDQPYGVIRGAGWKRDDMGRKLVSESGLPIADPNIVLGNALPDWTGGISNSLQYKRFNLNFLIDIRKGGRFYSGTYRRSYISGALASTLEGREDYYLHSYIYGESAASLTGGFIFKDAYFEDGTPNNKYISTQSNGFSNIDEMQMFDASFVKLREVVLGYNLPAKVLKKTFISNARISLSGRNLWTIHKNAPKGIDPEASVTSGNGQGIEYGSLPPSSTYGVDLRLTF; translated from the coding sequence ATGAAAATAATCAATTACTTAACCATCTTGTTGTGGCTTATTCCATTCTATTTAAGTGCGCAGCAAATTACCGTTAGTGGTATAGTAACCGATGGATCTGACGGATCTCCTTTACCTGGTGTGAATGTGTTTATTAATACTAAAGAAGGCAAAAAAGGCGGTACAATAACTAACTTAAGCGGTAGTTACACGTTAAAAGTTCCGGCCAATGCCACGGAATTGGTCTTTAGTTTTATGGGGATGAGTACTGTTACAGAACAAATCAACGGTCGTTTGGTGATTAATGTTGGTATGTCTTCTGAGAGTACAGAGTTACAGAGCGTCGCGGTTACCGCATTAGGTATTAAAAGAGAAACCAAAGCTTTGAGTTATTCCCGGCAGGGTATGGATATTTCTACACTGACTGAAGCGCCGTCTACCAATATTATGTCCTCTTTATCAGGTCGACTGGCTGGTGTACAGATAACTCCCCCGTCAACTAATACTGGTTCGGCCCGTGTTGTGATTCGTGGAAATAATTCGATTACAGGAAATAACCAGCCACTTTTTGTAATCGATGGTATACCGGTAGATAACGAAACCGGAGATGCCAAAGTAACTACTTCAGGAAATAATAACCTTGATTACGGAAATATAGCTGCCAATATCAATCCGGAAGATGTAGAGAGCATCGAAGTTTTAAAAGGGCCTAACGCCGCTGCATTATATGGGTCCAGAGCGGCAAATGGGGCAATATTAATTACTACTAAGCGATCTTCGGGAGTTAAGTTTAAAGTTTCTTTTAATTCTAATTCTACTTTTCAACGTATTTCAGAATATCCGGAATACCAGGATATGTTTGGAGCAGGTAATAGTTTTAAACTAGAGGGATCTGGCTCAACAAATAATCCCGAGCGTATACCAGACCTTGGAGTTTTTTACAGAAGCTGGGGTGCTCCCATGCTGGGGCAGCCAGTTATCAGTATAAATGGAAAGCCAAAACAATACGTAGCTCAGCCAAATAATGTTCAGGATTTTTATCAAACGGCAGCCATGCTAACAAACTCACTGGCTATAGAAGGAGGGAACACCGAAAATAATTATAGGTTTTCATATACTAATTACTCGGGAGGGAGTGTTGTAGCAGGCATTAATGACAATAGAAGGCACAATGCCAATATCCGTGTCCTTAACAAATTTAATAGATGGTTGGATATGGATTCCAAAGTTACTTTTATCAGGAATAAAGTTACCAACAGGCAGTATATGAACGGAAGTACTAAAAATCCAGTTTATCAATATGCCTTTATGGTACGTGATGATCAGCTTTCAGAGTTCAGTGAGTATAAAAATATTTATGGTAATGAAATAAATACACATCGTGAATTCTTAAATCCATATTGGGCCATACATGAAAATCCAAATCAGGATACAAAAAATCAACTGCTTGGCGCTTTTAACGTAAACGCCAAAATTAATAACTGGCTTAAAGTTAATGCCAAATTGGGAACGGAGATGTATTGGCTAAATGGTTATACTTTTAACAATAAAGGAGCTCAAAGTAATCCTAATGGAAGTATGAGTACCATGAATAATACACTGCAAAGTACCAATGCAGATGTAATTTTATTTGCTAATAATAGCTTTGGCAAATTATCCGTTAACTCATTTATTGGAGCTGGTCGTTTTCAAACCATAGTCGGTAAAAATAGCCAGAGTATCAATTCTTTGATTCAACCAGGCTTAATTAATTTGTCGAATTCTGGTGAATTTCCGGTCGTTAGCCAATTTAATTCGGATAAAATAATTTATTCAGTATATGGTTCCACGTCATGGGGATATAATGGATATCTGTATTTAGATGTAACGGCAAGAAATGACTGGTCATCTACGTTACCAGTTGGTAACAACTCTTATTTTTATCCGTCTGTTGGAGGATCTTTTGTGTTTACGGACGCTTTTAAAGGGATTCCTAAGAGCATTCTGTCATTTGGAAAAATCCGAGCATCGTATGCAGTCGTAGGAAATGATACCAGTCCTTACCAGATAGTGCCAACTTATACATTTGACGGTATTTATAACAGTCAGGCTTATGCGTCTTTATCATCTACTTTTTTTAATCCTGGTCTGAAGCCGGAAAAAACAGGTTCTGTAGAATATGGTTTAGATTTGCGGTTTTTGAAAGATCGTATCACTTTTGGAGCCACTCACTACAGAACTTCCACCACAAACCAGATTGTAACCGCTCAGATTACACCGGCAAGTGGTTATACCCGTCGCTATTATAATGCAGGGGAGATTCAAAACTGGGGAACAGAGATTGTTTTGTCGGGAAGCCCGATAAAGACCAGAAATTTTTCGTGGAATATCTTAACCAATTATGCTAAAAATAATTCCAAAGTAAAAAGCCTTGTAGAAGGAGTAAATAGCTTTCAATTGAATTCATGGTTTGGCCGATTGTTGGTATTTGCAGAAGTTGATCAGCCTTATGGGGTTATCAGAGGTGCAGGATGGAAGCGCGATGATATGGGGCGCAAACTGGTGTCTGAAAGTGGACTTCCTATAGCCGATCCTAATATTGTTTTAGGTAATGCGCTGCCCGACTGGACTGGAGGAATAAGCAACTCTTTACAGTATAAAAGATTTAACCTGAATTTCCTGATAGATATTCGAAAAGGTGGGCGTTTCTATTCAGGTACCTACAGACGTTCGTACATTTCAGGGGCACTTGCCAGCACATTAGAGGGAAGAGAAGATTATTATCTGCATAGTTATATCTATGGAGAGTCTGCAGCCAGTTTAACGGGAGGCTTTATTTTTAAGGATGCTTACTTCGAAGATGGTACACCTAATAATAAATATATCTCAACGCAATCTAATGGTTTTTCAAATATTGACGAAATGCAAATGTTTGATGCTTCGTTTGTTAAGCTACGAGAAGTCGTTTTAGGATATAACCTTCCTGCTAAAGTTTTAAAGAAAACCTTCATTTCAAACGCCCGAATATCCTTATCCGGAAGAAATCTGTGGACTATTCATAAAAATGCTCCCAAAGGAATTGATCCGGAAGCCAGTGTGACCTCGGGTAACGGGCAGGGAATAGAATATGGTTCGTTACCTCCATCTTCGACATATGGAGTAGACTTAAGGTTAACCTTTTAA
- a CDS encoding glycoside hydrolase family 99-like domain-containing protein: MKKILYILCLAGFIVSCKKDPQLIDKEKYVYDIPPVRLSTNAIVGTYYFNYSSSDWNKVHSDTSLVVPAGGKSYNAVTDATVFPKQLAWADEAGVDYMIFKWNASATDNSLLNAFATRRTTQNVKMVIGYNTAHLSATNASPLTGAKLQTMITEFKSLITQHISKEYYYNIAGRPVILITPLNLSSSALTSIDYKVVMEALRAELKTIGVNPFFIGELATGWTAPANFSADALASMDAIVVSNWNTADFDRWWAFYSFVDLNWQNWKASLDKLNVEFVPCIFPGYNEPSAATQRIIDRTEKNYVDYANVAKRNMGVNQMVIINSWNDFSKGTALEPSKKYNKQFLELTKREFKVN; encoded by the coding sequence ATGAAAAAGATCTTATATATATTATGCCTTGCCGGATTCATTGTATCCTGCAAAAAAGACCCTCAACTAATCGACAAAGAAAAGTATGTATATGACATTCCGCCGGTTAGATTAAGCACAAACGCTATTGTTGGCACTTATTATTTTAACTATAGCAGTTCCGACTGGAATAAAGTTCATTCAGATACCTCTTTAGTGGTTCCTGCCGGTGGAAAATCATACAATGCAGTAACCGATGCTACTGTATTTCCCAAACAATTGGCCTGGGCCGATGAAGCAGGTGTGGACTACATGATCTTTAAATGGAATGCTTCGGCTACAGATAATTCATTGCTAAATGCATTTGCCACAAGGCGTACTACACAAAATGTTAAAATGGTAATTGGTTATAATACTGCTCATCTAAGTGCAACCAATGCATCGCCTTTAACAGGAGCAAAATTACAAACGATGATTACCGAATTTAAATCCTTAATAACACAACATATTAGCAAGGAGTACTATTATAATATAGCCGGACGTCCTGTGATTTTAATTACGCCTTTAAATTTATCGTCGTCTGCGTTAACAAGTATTGATTATAAGGTGGTTATGGAAGCCTTGCGGGCAGAATTGAAAACCATCGGTGTTAACCCGTTCTTTATTGGAGAACTGGCTACGGGATGGACAGCTCCGGCTAATTTTAGTGCCGATGCCTTGGCTTCAATGGACGCTATTGTGGTTTCTAACTGGAACACTGCAGATTTTGATAGATGGTGGGCGTTTTACAGCTTTGTTGACCTGAACTGGCAAAACTGGAAAGCATCTTTAGATAAACTTAATGTAGAGTTTGTTCCTTGCATATTTCCGGGTTATAATGAACCCAGTGCTGCAACACAACGAATTATAGACAGAACAGAAAAGAACTATGTGGATTATGCCAATGTCGCTAAACGCAATATGGGAGTAAATCAAATGGTGATTATTAACTCTTGGAATGATTTTTCTAAAGGGACTGCACTTGAGCCATCAAAAAAGTATAATAAGCAATTTCTTGAGCTCACAAAAAGAGAGTTTAAAGTTAATTAG